The segment TTCCTTCTTATCAATCAATGAATTAGTCTGGAAGTGTTTAATAAAATCATACTTAAACTTCGGATTATTTCTAAATTCCTTTTTAAGAAACGAATTAATCTTTGTTTGACTTATATTTTTTAATATATTCTCAGTATCCACATTCAAAACTGATTCATTCTTATCATAATACTTTCTATGATCTTCTAATAACTCTGGATATTCATCGATAAACTTCAAAAATATGGCTTCATGCAAACAATGTGATTTACTTGAACATGAACAGAACACATCAAGAAACAAATCCTCTTCCAGCAATAACTCCACATTAAACTCACGACTTGTTTTAACCTTTCCCTTAATTGACTGAGGTGTATGTTCAATATCCACAATTTTACCCTTAAAATTCTCAACCTTTTCCAGGATGCTTTTACTATACATATATCTCCAATTATCCATACGAATCATCAAATAATTATTTCAAACAATATAATTTCTATATAATATATTTAATTTTTCAGTTTATATATGTCAACTTCCCAAATATTCTAAAAGATAATAATATCTCCAATATAATATGAAATTATTTATTACCATTAGGATAATATAATTTAATATAAAGGAGGGAAAAAAGTATGAGAAAAAATTTCAAAATCCTGCTAATGGGAGTACTGGCACTAATTCTTGTAGCCTCTGCAGCTGCATATGTGCTACTTACACCACAATACAAACAAATAGAACTAAACGGATACAAAATGGAAGTACCAAAAAGCAATGCAGAAATAAGTATGATAAATAACAACTACAGAACATATGAGGATAAAGAAAACAACATAACAATAAAATCATATGCATTAATCAATCTAAATGAAACCAACTATACAGGAGCAGGTGATGTAGGAGCACAGGTAGGATTCAACATAGGAAACAATACCACAATAGAAAATAAGACAGTACTAAACCAAAGCGGAAAATACACATACTATGACTTAACCGCATATCAAATGATAGTAATCACGGCAGACAATTATGAAACAATGTCACACATACTAAAAACATTAAACAAAACAGACATACATCCAAATACAGAAAACCTGACGGTAAACTTAACATCATTAAACAACACCAATGATACAAACAACACAACAACAACCACTAAAAAGACCCAATCAACGACTAAAAAAAGCAGTTCAACTTCAAAAAAATCAGGCAGTGATACATTTTATGTAAGTGATCCAGAAGGTAGTGGAGAATATGTTGGCGTAGGAGAAGGAACATACCGAAAAAAATCAACAGGGGAAGTCTATGTTGAATATGGTAGAGGTAACTTTAAACGCAGAGCCGATTTAGATAATAAAGTAGGTTATTAAGATAAACTACTTGTTATCTTTTATCAATCTACTTTTTGATAATAGATAAACTGAATATTACAGTTTATTACTAGTTTTAACTATATTTTTATTAGATTATTATTTACATAATTGATTTAAGTTTCTTTTATTTCATTTTTTGAAATATAACTTTTGTCTATTTCTAAAATAAAACTTAAAAATTCCTTTGTTAAAAAAATAACTCGTTATTTGTTTAATTCAAGAAGTGTTTAATTAGGATTGGATACTTAAGGAATCTATTAATTTGCAATTACAAATAAACTAAACTTATCGAGTCATTATTGTATTATAATTATTGTTTAAAAAAAAATTATATTATAATTTATTTACATATTATTATTTAACAAAGTTTACGGTGATTTTAATGGATAATCAATATGATTTACTTGCTAACAGAATTAGAACTTATTTGGATGAAAACAATCTGGGGGATTTTTCAATAGATAACTTTGAAGAAAAATATAAATTCTTCTATGACATGTTTTCTCCGGAAATATTGGAAAACTTGGATGGCAAAGAGGCACGTGATAGAATATTTATGCATGATGGTGATAGAAATAATTTATGTTATCTTATAGAGGCATCTCCTGAATATCGTAGTTTTTGTGGGGGTATTCGTGGCGGAACTGCATATAAGTTTAGCTTGTTTAAAAAGGAAAGTGGCCAATGGGCAACTGGTTCTTCTAAAAAGAATAAAATACTTAGTGATGATGAATCTATTGAGATAGCTACACGTATACGTGATGCAATGGTTGATGGTGCTAATTACATAAGGAATACTGCATTGAATACGGTTGAGGATTATGTTAAGTTAGGTAAAAAATTAGAGGAAATCTTCAGTAATTGTCCTGTTAAGCCTACTAATTCATGGATTCACAAGTATTATTCCATTATTTTCCCAGAATATATACCTATATGTCATAAGGATGAAATGAAGAAGGATATGATTAGAAAATTTTCCTTAGAACCTTTAAATGATTTTTGGGCAAATGATGGACAGTTATATTTATTATCCAAAAAATCTGGAATAAAGTTTTATTCCTTATTTGATGAATCCATAGTAAGTTTGTTTTATAAGTGGGAAAATCATATGTGGACCGATAAATTTGATAAACGTAATTTGGTTGGAAAAAACTTTATTAAGTACTGGGCTTTTACTCCAGGTATATTGGCTAATAGGGCCGATTTATGCTATGATAATTCGCTCATGGCTATGGGATGGAATTATCTTGGGGACTTAAACCAATATGAAGATAATTTTGATGTTGCTATCGCAGATATAATAAAGAAGAATGAAAAGTTAAAGATGAAACCTACCTCAGCATTAAGATCATTACATGGTATTTATAAAGATATTAAAGCAGGGGATATCATTTGCATAAGAAGAGGATTAACTACTATCATTGCAGTTGGTCGAGTAACAGAAGAATCAAAATATTTCTATGATGAAACAATTGATAATTCCACAGAGGATCCTTTTTATCAGTTAAGAGATGGAATTAATTGGTATAGACTTGAAGAGGAATATAAACTGAAAAATTCTAAATTTCTAAGGGATACATTATATGAAATAACTGATAAAAGAATCATCAATACTATCCGTCAATTTGAGGATAAAATTCCACAAGAAAAGATTCCAGAACAACAAATCGTCACAGATAACTCTTTAAGTAGAAACATAATATACTTTGGAGCACCAGGTACAGGAAAAAGTTATACATTAAATAAGGATAGAAAAAAGCTTATTTTAAATGATGACAATTATGAAAGAGTAACATTCCATCCTGATTATTCTTATGCACACTTTGTTGGTTCATATAAACCAGTATCATCAGAAAATGGTATATCCTATGACTATGTTCCCGGTCCTTTCATGAGAACACTTGTTAAAGCTTATCGAAATCCTGGTGAAAATTATCTATTGATAATTGAAGAGATAAATCGTGCCAATGTTGCAGCAGTATTTGGGGATGTATTCCAATTATTAGATCGTGACAAGACGGGCTCTTCACGTTATCCAATTGAAGCATCAGAAGATATTAAAAAATATATGGAGATGGAGTTAGATGAAAATTATAAGAAAATTATGATACCCTCCAATATGTTTATATGGGCAACAATGAACAGTGCTGATCAGGGAGTATTTCCTATGGACACTGCATTTAAGAGAAGATGGAAATTCAAGTATTTTGGTATAGATAATAATGAGGATTTAATAACGGACATGACTGTAAATTTAAACGGTAATGAAATTTCATGGAATGAGTTAAGAAAAGCAATCAACGAGGAATTGCTAAATTATAAGATTAATGAAGATAAGTTGATTGGTCCATTCTTTGCCTTTGATGAATATGTGGGGGAAAACATACCTATAGATGAGTTTAAGGAAACATTTAAGAATAAGATTTTAATGTATCTATTTGAGGATGTTGCACGATCTAAGAGAAACATATTGTTTTCAGGAGTAGGTAATAAAGGTAACTATATCTATTCACGTATATGTGATGAGTTTGACCGAAAAGGTGTGGAGATTTTCTGTAACAATATTACTGAGCAGTTTATTGATGATAATGGAGATTAATTTATGGATTCAGTCTATGTTAGACAATTGCAACATTACTCAATAGGATACCTAAATGATTTGTTGGGTGAAGACATTCAAGAAAAGCTGTCTTATCATAGCATTGTCAAATATGATGCAGGTACAGGCCAATATCAGTTCCATTATGTGGGTGTAATTATAGTGGATGATATGGTCATAAATTGTTTTCCAAAGTACATTCATGACAAGCAAAATATAAAAGATGATTTTAAACAGGTAATAAATGTCATTAAAAAATATGAAGCATCAAATGAAGATGTGAGCTATGATGATATTGAAATAGAAAATATTTCATTCAACCTACTTCCAATGATGCTATTTTTCATTGAGGATTATTATGAAAATGGTGTATACACGAGAATTCGTAACATACTTGAAGAAAATGGAGATGGAGAAATTGATTGGGATAGGACAGTAAATAATAATGTGGCATATTTAATAGAAGACAAGCCTTTTTACACCCAGCTTGATACTAAATATAAAATCAATGATTTGTATGACTATTTCAGAATGTTACATGAATATATCATAACAGAATGTTCCAAGTATCTTGAAAAAAGAGAATTATTGGATTTATTTGATTTAACACCAGTTGAGCTTAGTGAAAATTCACTTGAAGATTTTGGACAATTGGATTTCATATTAAACAGGTTACAAAAAGAGTTAAATATTGAATTTAATACACATAAACGAAAATTATTACAGGTAATGTATTCATACCTATCAAACAAAAATATCTTTAATGAAAATGACAATCTAGTCTTGTATGGTACAACAGCATATCATGATGTATGGGAAAAAATATGCAAATTCGTATTTAATGATAAATTAAACAAAAAACTATCTAAATTAAAATTACCAACACATTTAAATGAAAAATATGATGCTGATGATGAATTATTAAATGTCATAAAAAGACCTGTTTGGATGTTAAATGATAAAGCTCCCAGAGAAAGTGACACATTCATCCCAGATATTGTAACAATTAAAGATGATAAGTTTACCATATTGGATGCAAAATATTATGATTTAAAACTAGATGATGTAATTACAGGTCAACCCGGACTAGAATCTATAACTAAACAATACCTATATGAACTAGCCTTTAAGGAATTTATACAAGATCATGGATTTAAAACAATAAAAAATGCCTTTTTATTTCCAACACAAAAAACAGATATATCTAATGAGGGAAAAGTAACACTGGAAATATTAAATTCCCTTGGATTAGAAGATATTCAGATAATAATGTTACCTGTACATTTAATGTATGAATGTTATCTAAAAAATCATAAACTTAACATTTCTACTTTAAAATTAGATTAAACATTATTAATCTTTTATAATATTAACTATAAACAGGATATATCTATGTTTAATGTATAGTTCTCTTATTTTGGGTAATATTAGTATATATTAACTTTATTATAATATAATGTGGAAAAATGGGGGAAGAGGAATTAAAGTTTAATGGGGAAATGTTTTCTAAAATTATATGGATAGTCTATGGATGTATTAATTATGGAATATCCTAATATGCTCTATTTATAATTTAATTGTTTCAAATAATTCTTCTTTATCTTCATTATTTACTGTTAATTCTATTGTCACATCCATTTTTTCTGAATTTACTTTATGTATTGAAATATTATCCGTATATTTTCTGGTATAATATAGTAAATCAAGTAATGTGTCATATTTATTTATTTCGATTTGACATTTAATTATTATTAAAGTGTTTTCAGCATATTCTTTGGTTAAAAGATCTGTTTCTATATTTTCCGTTTCTTCTGTTTCTATGGTATCAGTAATGTCCTCTTCGGAAATAATTTCAAGATTATAAGTAATTTTACCATCAATAATCTGTTTTGTTATCCTATTTTCATGGGTAAACTTATTCAATGTATTGAAAAAGGTATCCTGTTCCAATTTTAATTGATATTCTTTCATTAATCGTTCTTTTAATGTGGTATATAAATCATTGTAATGTATCTGCTTTGTTTCTGATTTTTTCAAGAGTTTATCTAATAATTCACTTAATCTTCTTTGATTATTATCTTCATCTTCAGATAATATGTGAATATTTTCGTTTTTATTAGTTTTTTGTTTATCTTCCTCTTCAACATAATTTAGTTTAATATTAAAATAGGTTCTATTATTATCATGGAATCTATCTACATAGGGGTATGTTTGGAATAATAATGACGTGAAATAATTATTGAAATCTTTTTTGGAAATCTTTTCATTGTATCTGTTTTTAAGATATAATGAAAAATTATTGTATATGTCATCTAATGAGACATAGGTATCTTCTGTTGGTCTATCTATTTCTTCAATAGTATTTTGAATAAATTCTTTTAGTCTTTTTATAACTTCCTCATATTTAATTTCTTTAATAAATGTTAGATTTTCTGTTTGTTCAAAGTTATTTTCATATAATTGACTGATTTCATCTTGATTATATAGCTTAACATTTTTCAGGGCAGATTTTTCGTTTTTATTCACATAGAATTTTTTTAAATTAATAATGTAATATACAATTTCTTCTAACTGTTTTACACGAGAAAATCGGTAATCATCAATATTTTCCTGTGATTTCTTAAATTCATCAGCTAATTCAAATTCTTTAAATACATGTATGTCTAAAACGTTTTTATCAACTATCTTATATATTACCCATCCATATTCATGCATATTAGATAAGTTCAATGATGTTTCATCATTTTCAGAATATTTTTGAATGTACATCTCCAATACTTTCTTATTTTTCCAATGATAAACATCATAATTTTTGAATAATAATCCTACTTCTTCTAATGTCTGCAAATTATATTGAATAGTAATTGGATTAACAATTCCTTCTTGGATAAGATGATTTTTTGTAAAATAATCATGATCCTTTATTTTAGGATATTTTTTTAGAATTTTTACAGCATTAATTTTTTTATTACAATTTGCACATACCTTTTTATCATCAGAAACTTCACAATTACAATAATAACAAGTATTCAAAATAAAAACCTCCTTCTACTCAAATTCTAAGTGGATAATATCTGTCTTATCCAGTAATAAATTCCATTTAGCAATTTCATAAGATCTTATATTAAATAAATCCATTAAAATATCATCAGGAATAAAATAATAAGAACTATAATTAAAAGATACTTCCTCTGATATTCTATATACTAGTTCATCTTGATTAGTTAAATTGTTATTTATCAAATCATCAAGTTTTAATATTTCAATATATAACATTTGTTGTGAATTTTTATAAACTGATAAAACAAACCAATCATTTGCATTCAAATTCACTTCCTTACGTAAATTTTTTGGAAAAACAATTCTTTTTATATGATCTTTGAGAATAAGTTTGCTTTGATCTATAAGGAGGGAATTATTTTTAATTTCATCGATACAAACAGAATTATTTAAAGGTAGGATATATACATATGATTTATCATCAACCATGTCATGTTCAAGTTTTATAAGATCCTTGTGTGTAAATGAAAATATATTATTTACCATTGATGGTACTTTAACAGTATTACCGGAATTTAGTTTTACCTTGAAAGTTTTAATAACGTTATAATCTCTATTTAATTGTTCAAACGATAATATATTTTGAATATTATCTTGAGAATCCACACATAAATTCCAGTAAACATCCTCTTTAGAACTTGAATATAGTACATTACCAAACTTAAATGATAGATTTTATATACTAATAAAAACATAGTATTATACATGGCAGGAAAAAGTAAAATTAATGTTCTGAACGTTACATCTAAATCAAAACTCGATGAAGCTATTAGTGAATATGTTACAGCTCACAGATATTATCAAAGATTAATTGCTATGAGAATAATTGCTGAAGGCAATACTATTCAACATGCAGCAAATATTATCGGAGTTAAATATCAAACAGTTCATGGTTGGGCAAAAAAATGTGAAGCTGAAGGTATTGAAGGATTAATACCTAACTTTGGTGGTGGTAGGCCTTCAAAATTATCACAATATCAACTAAAAGAATTAGATGAAAAAATTCAAAACAGCCCTAGAATGAATATAAAAATGCTTAAAAAGCTCATAGAAGAAGAATATAAAGTTAAATATACTTATAAACAAGTATGGGTTATTGCAAGAAAATTGGGCTATTCTTATGTTAAAATTTATCCAAAATTCTCACAATCACCAGAAGATGCTGAATATCAGTTAAAAAAAACTTAAAAAAACACGATGTTAAAAAAGATGATTTAATAATCTTTTATGACCAATGTAAAGTATTAACTGAACCCTATGTAGGTAGAGGATTATTTAAACAAGGAATGGAACATGTCAAAATAGTAAATGGTAACAAAATCACGTCAAACTTAGTTGGTGGACAAGCAATAAATGGAAATTCCGTACTATGTTTAACCAAATCTTCAACAGCACCAGAAATAGCAATATCATTCATGGAAATCAGATTATCAAACATTACCAACAAATCAACCTACAATAAATTAGATCAAATACTAGACGAAGTAACGGATATAGACGACATAATAAATGATTTAATAATCGAAGACAACTTATCTACAAAGGATTTTATAGCAAAAATAAAAAGATCATTAAAACGAAACAAAAATGATTCAACTGAAAAATTAGCTGATAAAATCAGAAAAAACTGTAAAAACCAACTATTAAACAACATAACAAAACGCAGAAATAAACATAAAAAGATCATAGAAGTATTATTAAATGAATCAAAAATTAAAAAAGAATTAAAATCTGAAAAACCAATTAAATTAATTTTAGATAATTTTAAACCACATAGCTCCAAATTCATATCTAGAATTTGCAAAATATTAAATATTGATCTTATATTTTTACCAACAAGATCACCTCATTTAAATCCAATAGAACAAGTTTGGAGACTAATTAAAGCAGAAATCAGAATGTTATATATTCAAAATCAAGCTCACTTAGAACAAGTAATCATGAAAGTTTTTCCTGAAAAAGTAAATGAAATCTCAACTGACAAATGGG is part of the Methanosphaera sp. BMS genome and harbors:
- a CDS encoding helix-turn-helix domain-containing protein — translated: MAGKSKINVLNVTSKSKLDEAISEYVTAHRYYQRLIAMRIIAEGNTIQHAANIIGVKYQTVHGWAKKCEAEGIEGLIPNFGGGRPSKLSQYQLKELDEKIQNSPRMNIKMLKKLIEEEYKVKYTYKQVWVIARKLGYSYVKIYPKFSQSPEDAEYQLKKT
- a CDS encoding LlaJI family restriction endonuclease — encoded protein: MDSVYVRQLQHYSIGYLNDLLGEDIQEKLSYHSIVKYDAGTGQYQFHYVGVIIVDDMVINCFPKYIHDKQNIKDDFKQVINVIKKYEASNEDVSYDDIEIENISFNLLPMMLFFIEDYYENGVYTRIRNILEENGDGEIDWDRTVNNNVAYLIEDKPFYTQLDTKYKINDLYDYFRMLHEYIITECSKYLEKRELLDLFDLTPVELSENSLEDFGQLDFILNRLQKELNIEFNTHKRKLLQVMYSYLSNKNIFNENDNLVLYGTTAYHDVWEKICKFVFNDKLNKKLSKLKLPTHLNEKYDADDELLNVIKRPVWMLNDKAPRESDTFIPDIVTIKDDKFTILDAKYYDLKLDDVITGQPGLESITKQYLYELAFKEFIQDHGFKTIKNAFLFPTQKTDISNEGKVTLEILNSLGLEDIQIIMLPVHLMYECYLKNHKLNISTLKLD
- a CDS encoding McrB family protein — encoded protein: MDNQYDLLANRIRTYLDENNLGDFSIDNFEEKYKFFYDMFSPEILENLDGKEARDRIFMHDGDRNNLCYLIEASPEYRSFCGGIRGGTAYKFSLFKKESGQWATGSSKKNKILSDDESIEIATRIRDAMVDGANYIRNTALNTVEDYVKLGKKLEEIFSNCPVKPTNSWIHKYYSIIFPEYIPICHKDEMKKDMIRKFSLEPLNDFWANDGQLYLLSKKSGIKFYSLFDESIVSLFYKWENHMWTDKFDKRNLVGKNFIKYWAFTPGILANRADLCYDNSLMAMGWNYLGDLNQYEDNFDVAIADIIKKNEKLKMKPTSALRSLHGIYKDIKAGDIICIRRGLTTIIAVGRVTEESKYFYDETIDNSTEDPFYQLRDGINWYRLEEEYKLKNSKFLRDTLYEITDKRIINTIRQFEDKIPQEKIPEQQIVTDNSLSRNIIYFGAPGTGKSYTLNKDRKKLILNDDNYERVTFHPDYSYAHFVGSYKPVSSENGISYDYVPGPFMRTLVKAYRNPGENYLLIIEEINRANVAAVFGDVFQLLDRDKTGSSRYPIEASEDIKKYMEMELDENYKKIMIPSNMFIWATMNSADQGVFPMDTAFKRRWKFKYFGIDNNEDLITDMTVNLNGNEISWNELRKAINEELLNYKINEDKLIGPFFAFDEYVGENIPIDEFKETFKNKILMYLFEDVARSKRNILFSGVGNKGNYIYSRICDEFDRKGVEIFCNNITEQFIDDNGD
- a CDS encoding transposase, which codes for MEHVKIVNGNKITSNLVGGQAINGNSVLCLTKSSTAPEIAISFMEIRLSNITNKSTYNKLDQILDEVTDIDDIINDLIIEDNLSTKDFIAKIKRSLKRNKNDSTEKLADKIRKNCKNQLLNNITKRRNKHKKIIEVLLNESKIKKELKSEKPIKLILDNFKPHSSKFISRICKILNIDLIFLPTRSPHLNPIEQVWRLIKAEIRMLYIQNQAHLEQVIMKVFPEKVNEISTDKWVESYIK